The Malus sylvestris chromosome 12, drMalSylv7.2, whole genome shotgun sequence genome contains a region encoding:
- the LOC126594197 gene encoding protein sym-1-like: MALNPASLTRKTPLLNRFVGSSRRPSLHSCTAYRIAANPVQIWGFRSTSVCQSHPHALHSHSFPLNSGIGVVLKDLGRSEMGFRQLGYDGFRLSVVSDGGSGGAGGDGGFGDGNYGGRGEGGANGEGGGGGRGENNWSFLSWYLDLLAKYPVATKALTSALLTLIGDMVCQLVIDKAPYLDLKRTFLFTLMGLVLVGPTLHFWYLYLSKLVTTPGASGAFLRLVLDQFLFAPIFIGVFLSTLMTLEGKPSQVVPKLQQEWFSAVLVNWQLWIPFQFLNFRFVPQQFQVLTANFIALTWNVILSFKAHKEVLQK; encoded by the exons ATGGCTCTAAACCCGGCATCCCTCACTCGTAAAACCCCGCTCCTAAACCGGTTCGTGGGTTCTTCTCGTAGACCTTCTTTGCATTCTTGTACTGCATATAGGATTGCAGCAAATCCAGTTCAGATATGGGGATTTAGGAGCACTTCTGTGTGCCAGTCTCACCCGCATGCTCTGCATTCTCACTCATTTCCCCTCAATTCCGGCATTGGAGTCGTGCTTAAGGACTTGGGTCGTTCTGAAATGGGTTTTAGGCAACTGGGCTATGACGGGTTTCGTCTTTCGGTTGTTTCCGATGGTGGGTCGGGTGGAGCTGGTGGAGACGGCGGCTTTGGTGATGGAAATTATGGCGGCAGAGGTGAAGGAGGTGCAAACGGTGAAGGTGGTGGCGGTGGTCGTGGTGAAAACAATTGGTCATTTCTTTCGTG GTATTTGGATCTTCTTGCAAAGTATCCAGTTGCAACAAAAGCTCTGACATCTGCTCTTTTAACTCTTATTGGGGATATGGTCTGCCAG CTTGTCATTGATAAAGCTCCGTACCTGGACCTGAAAAGAACGTTCTTGTTTACCCTGATGGGGCTGGTGTTAGTAGGTCCGACGTTGCATTTCTG GTATTTGTATCTAAGCAAACTGGTAACAACGCCTGGAGCATCAGGTGCATTCCTGCGCCTTGTACTTGATCAG TTTCTTTTTGCTCCTATATTCATTGGAGTTTTCTTATCAACATTGATGACGCTGGAGGGAAAACCTTCACAAGTCGTACCCAAGCTTCAACAG GAGTGGTTTTCTGCTGTGCTAGTTAATTGGCAACTGTGGATACCTTTCCAATTTCTCAACTTTCGGTTTGTCCCACAGCAATTCCAG gtccTTACTGCTAATTTTATAGCTTTGACATGGAATGTTATCCTCTCATTCAAAGCTCACAAAGAGGTTCTTCAAAAATAG